One genomic window of Cricetulus griseus strain 17A/GY chromosome 3, alternate assembly CriGri-PICRH-1.0, whole genome shotgun sequence includes the following:
- the Ankrd16 gene encoding ankyrin repeat domain-containing protein 16 isoform X4: protein MAPPGDPRRLCRLVQEGRLRALQEELEGAGGCQGPEAARGCQGPAGDTLVHCAARHGRQDILAYLVETWSMDIEAANRDYKRPLHEAASMGHRDCVRYLLDRGAVVDSLKKADWTPLMMACTRKNLEVIQDLVEHGANPLLKNKDGWNSFHIASREGDPVILRYLLTVCPDAWKTESNIRRTPLHTAAMHGCFEAVQELLDRCHYEPDCKDNCGVTPFMDAIQCGHVDIAKLLLEKHKACSSAEDSLGAQALHRAAVTGQNEAIRFLVSCLGVDIDVRAKTTQLTALHYAAKPCIWPVQVSMWLAPGSSCSQD, encoded by the exons ATGGCTCCGCCTGGGGATCCGCGACGCCTCTGCAGGCTGGTGCAGGAGGGCCGGCTGCGCGCCCTGCAGGAGGAACTGGAGGGAGCCGGAGGTTGTCAGGGGCCGGAGGCGGCCCGAGGTTGCCAGGGGCCAGCAGGGGACACCCTTGTCCACTGTGCAGCCCGGCACGGGCGGCAAGACATCCTAGCTTATCTAGTGGAGACTTGGAGTATGGACATCGAGGCTGCCAACCGAGACTACAAGCGGCCTCTTCACGAAGCTGCCTCTATGGGCCACCGGGACTGCGTGCGCTACCTCCTGGACCGAGGTGCAGTCGTGGACTCCTTGAAGAAAGCTGACTG GACTCCTCTGATGATGGCTTGTACAAGGAAGAACCTTGAAGTGATCCAGGACCTTGTGGAACATGGTGCCAATCCACTCCTAAAGAACAAGGATGGCTGGAACAGCTTCCACATTGCCAGTCGAGAAGGCGACCCTGTGATCCTCCGGTACTTGCTCACTGTCTGCCCAGATGCTTGGAAAACAGAGAGCAACATTAGAAGAACTCCTTTACATACTGCAG CAATGCATGGCTGTTTTGAAGCAGTACAGGAGCTTCTTGATAG GTGTCACTATGAACCAGACTGCAAAGATAACTGTGGAGTCACACCCTTCATGGATGCAATTCAGTGTGGCCATGTTGACATAGCCAAGCTGCTCCTTGAAAAACACAAG GCTTGCTCTTCAGCTGAAGATAGCCTGGGGGCCCAGGCCCTCCACCGGGCAGCAGTCACTGGGCAGAATGAAGCCATACGATTCCTGGTGTCCTGTCTTGGCGTTGATATAGATGTGAGAGCAAAGACAACGCAGCTCACAGCTCTTCATTATGCAGCCAAG